A single Phragmites australis chromosome 4, lpPhrAust1.1, whole genome shotgun sequence DNA region contains:
- the LOC133916068 gene encoding uncharacterized protein LOC133916068 isoform X2 codes for MLKGRWFHRKDLEVINGQGKKLQCSHYMPAVIPEEKILPCVIYCHGNSGCRADGSEAAIILLPSNITVFTLDFSGSGLSEGDHVTLGWNEREDLKAVVNYLRTDGNVSCIALWGRSMGAVTSLMYGADDPSIAGMVLDSPFSNLVDLMMELVDTYKYPLPKFTVKLAIQHMRKIVKRKANFDIMDLDTIQVAKRCFVPALFGHATEDDFILPHHSDKIYESYVGDKNIIKFDGDHNSPRPQFYFDSITIFFHNVLNPPDVPEDHYFLTPHGSLGQGHWDPEQDIEYRFAQSPTGTTRATTTEDAIAQLRSRRLMSRMEVPSGATTEGTTERTEGIDSDVGPSSSSVSTATPPNGRNGRLLTPTSDDGEYVEYSFDSLSDMPYTVEDEDRMLMQAILESLKDFELSNTKNASDASSKENNAVKDCNGMSGAALEPDASSVLACATDAPGKHITVCTSETKSAEVQSADNHTVNNAASVGASEEPQASIQITNGKPASVESQETTQNVNGEDGTRATLVVQKSRTGGLIDGLTQKWGSFFKNND; via the exons GTCATAAATGGTCAGGGCAAGAAATTGCAATGCAGTCACTACATGCCTGCTGTGATTCCTGAAGAGAAAATTCTTCCTTGTGTCATATACTGTCATGGAAACAG TGGATGCAGAGCTGATGGTAGTGAAGCCGCTATTATTCTTCTACCATCAAACATTACAGTCTTTACACTGGACTTTTCAGGGTCTGGACTCTCTGAAGGAGATCATGTCACCTTAGGCTGGAATGAA AGAGAAGATCTGAAAGCTGTTGTTAATTACTTGCGGACAGATGGGAATGTATCTTGCATTGCTTTGTGGGGTCGGTCAATGGGTGCTGTCACAAG TCTAATGTACGGAGCAGATGATCCATCAATTGCTGGAATGGTTCTCGATAGTCCATTCTCCAACTTGGTTGACTTGATGATGGAGCTAGTGGATACTTACAAATATCCACTGCCAAAATTCACG GTCAAACTTGCAATACAGCATATGAGAAAGATCGTCAAGCGAAAAGCCAATTTTGACATCATGGATCTTGATACTATTCAG GTAGCAAAACGATGTTTCGTTCCTGCTTTGTTTGGACATGCTACTGAGGATGATTTTATTCTTCCCCATCATTCAGACAAAATCTATGAATCATATGTT GGTGACAAAAACATCATCAAATTTGACGGGGACCACAATTCACCACGCCCTCAATTCTATTTTGACTCGATAACAATATTTTTTCATAATGTGCTAAACCCTCCTGATGTCCCTGAGGATCATTATTTCCTGACACCACATGGCAGCCTTGGCCAG GGTCATTGGGATCCAGAACAAGACATAGAATATAGGTTTGCTCAGTCACCTACAG GGACAACCCGTGCAACTACCACAGAAGATGCCATTGCGCAGTTGCGTTCTAGAAGGCTCATGAGCAGAATGGAA GTCCCATCTGGTGCCACCACAGAAGGCACAACTGAAAGAACTGAG GGAATTGATAGTGATGTTGGTCCCTCCTCATCTAGCGTATCTACTGCAACTCCTCCCAATGGCCGCAACGGAAGGCTGCTCACCCCAACTTCTGATGATGGCGAATATGTGGAGTACTCGTTTGATAGTTTATCAGATATGCCTTACACTGTGGAAGATGAAGATAGA ATGCTGATGCAAGCAATTCTTGAATCCCTGAAGGACTTTGAACTGTCAAATACAAAAAATGCATCTGATGCTTCATCCAAAGAAAATAATGCCGTAAAAGATTGCAATGGCATGTCTGGTGCGGCATTGGAGCCAGATGCATCCTCCGTGTTGGCATGTGCCACTGATGCTCCTGGCAAGCATATAACAGTCTGCACCAGTGAAACAAAATCTGCTGAAGTGCAAAGTGCAGATAACCACACTGTAAATAACGCTGCTTCTGTCGGTGCTTCTGAAGAGCCCCAGGCGTCAATACAGATCACCAACGGGAAGCCTGCCTCGGTAGAATCCCAGGAAACAACTCAGAACGTCAATGGGGAGGATGGCACAAGAGCAACTCTGGTCGTTCAAAAGAGCCGGACCGGTGGCCTGATAGATGGTTTGACACAAAAATGGGGTTCCTTCTTCAAGAACAATGACTGA
- the LOC133916068 gene encoding uncharacterized protein LOC133916068 isoform X1, giving the protein MDQLVNFIIRPPRADYSPNDDLLEQEFMLKGRWFHRKDLEVINGQGKKLQCSHYMPAVIPEEKILPCVIYCHGNSGCRADGSEAAIILLPSNITVFTLDFSGSGLSEGDHVTLGWNEREDLKAVVNYLRTDGNVSCIALWGRSMGAVTSLMYGADDPSIAGMVLDSPFSNLVDLMMELVDTYKYPLPKFTVKLAIQHMRKIVKRKANFDIMDLDTIQVAKRCFVPALFGHATEDDFILPHHSDKIYESYVGDKNIIKFDGDHNSPRPQFYFDSITIFFHNVLNPPDVPEDHYFLTPHGSLGQGHWDPEQDIEYRFAQSPTGTTRATTTEDAIAQLRSRRLMSRMEVPSGATTEGTTERTEGIDSDVGPSSSSVSTATPPNGRNGRLLTPTSDDGEYVEYSFDSLSDMPYTVEDEDRMLMQAILESLKDFELSNTKNASDASSKENNAVKDCNGMSGAALEPDASSVLACATDAPGKHITVCTSETKSAEVQSADNHTVNNAASVGASEEPQASIQITNGKPASVESQETTQNVNGEDGTRATLVVQKSRTGGLIDGLTQKWGSFFKNND; this is encoded by the exons GTCATAAATGGTCAGGGCAAGAAATTGCAATGCAGTCACTACATGCCTGCTGTGATTCCTGAAGAGAAAATTCTTCCTTGTGTCATATACTGTCATGGAAACAG TGGATGCAGAGCTGATGGTAGTGAAGCCGCTATTATTCTTCTACCATCAAACATTACAGTCTTTACACTGGACTTTTCAGGGTCTGGACTCTCTGAAGGAGATCATGTCACCTTAGGCTGGAATGAA AGAGAAGATCTGAAAGCTGTTGTTAATTACTTGCGGACAGATGGGAATGTATCTTGCATTGCTTTGTGGGGTCGGTCAATGGGTGCTGTCACAAG TCTAATGTACGGAGCAGATGATCCATCAATTGCTGGAATGGTTCTCGATAGTCCATTCTCCAACTTGGTTGACTTGATGATGGAGCTAGTGGATACTTACAAATATCCACTGCCAAAATTCACG GTCAAACTTGCAATACAGCATATGAGAAAGATCGTCAAGCGAAAAGCCAATTTTGACATCATGGATCTTGATACTATTCAG GTAGCAAAACGATGTTTCGTTCCTGCTTTGTTTGGACATGCTACTGAGGATGATTTTATTCTTCCCCATCATTCAGACAAAATCTATGAATCATATGTT GGTGACAAAAACATCATCAAATTTGACGGGGACCACAATTCACCACGCCCTCAATTCTATTTTGACTCGATAACAATATTTTTTCATAATGTGCTAAACCCTCCTGATGTCCCTGAGGATCATTATTTCCTGACACCACATGGCAGCCTTGGCCAG GGTCATTGGGATCCAGAACAAGACATAGAATATAGGTTTGCTCAGTCACCTACAG GGACAACCCGTGCAACTACCACAGAAGATGCCATTGCGCAGTTGCGTTCTAGAAGGCTCATGAGCAGAATGGAA GTCCCATCTGGTGCCACCACAGAAGGCACAACTGAAAGAACTGAG GGAATTGATAGTGATGTTGGTCCCTCCTCATCTAGCGTATCTACTGCAACTCCTCCCAATGGCCGCAACGGAAGGCTGCTCACCCCAACTTCTGATGATGGCGAATATGTGGAGTACTCGTTTGATAGTTTATCAGATATGCCTTACACTGTGGAAGATGAAGATAGA ATGCTGATGCAAGCAATTCTTGAATCCCTGAAGGACTTTGAACTGTCAAATACAAAAAATGCATCTGATGCTTCATCCAAAGAAAATAATGCCGTAAAAGATTGCAATGGCATGTCTGGTGCGGCATTGGAGCCAGATGCATCCTCCGTGTTGGCATGTGCCACTGATGCTCCTGGCAAGCATATAACAGTCTGCACCAGTGAAACAAAATCTGCTGAAGTGCAAAGTGCAGATAACCACACTGTAAATAACGCTGCTTCTGTCGGTGCTTCTGAAGAGCCCCAGGCGTCAATACAGATCACCAACGGGAAGCCTGCCTCGGTAGAATCCCAGGAAACAACTCAGAACGTCAATGGGGAGGATGGCACAAGAGCAACTCTGGTCGTTCAAAAGAGCCGGACCGGTGGCCTGATAGATGGTTTGACACAAAAATGGGGTTCCTTCTTCAAGAACAATGACTGA
- the LOC133916068 gene encoding uncharacterized protein LOC133916068 isoform X3, translating to MPAVIPEEKILPCVIYCHGNSGCRADGSEAAIILLPSNITVFTLDFSGSGLSEGDHVTLGWNEREDLKAVVNYLRTDGNVSCIALWGRSMGAVTSLMYGADDPSIAGMVLDSPFSNLVDLMMELVDTYKYPLPKFTVKLAIQHMRKIVKRKANFDIMDLDTIQVAKRCFVPALFGHATEDDFILPHHSDKIYESYVGDKNIIKFDGDHNSPRPQFYFDSITIFFHNVLNPPDVPEDHYFLTPHGSLGQGHWDPEQDIEYRFAQSPTGTTRATTTEDAIAQLRSRRLMSRMEVPSGATTEGTTERTEGIDSDVGPSSSSVSTATPPNGRNGRLLTPTSDDGEYVEYSFDSLSDMPYTVEDEDRMLMQAILESLKDFELSNTKNASDASSKENNAVKDCNGMSGAALEPDASSVLACATDAPGKHITVCTSETKSAEVQSADNHTVNNAASVGASEEPQASIQITNGKPASVESQETTQNVNGEDGTRATLVVQKSRTGGLIDGLTQKWGSFFKNND from the exons ATGCCTGCTGTGATTCCTGAAGAGAAAATTCTTCCTTGTGTCATATACTGTCATGGAAACAG TGGATGCAGAGCTGATGGTAGTGAAGCCGCTATTATTCTTCTACCATCAAACATTACAGTCTTTACACTGGACTTTTCAGGGTCTGGACTCTCTGAAGGAGATCATGTCACCTTAGGCTGGAATGAA AGAGAAGATCTGAAAGCTGTTGTTAATTACTTGCGGACAGATGGGAATGTATCTTGCATTGCTTTGTGGGGTCGGTCAATGGGTGCTGTCACAAG TCTAATGTACGGAGCAGATGATCCATCAATTGCTGGAATGGTTCTCGATAGTCCATTCTCCAACTTGGTTGACTTGATGATGGAGCTAGTGGATACTTACAAATATCCACTGCCAAAATTCACG GTCAAACTTGCAATACAGCATATGAGAAAGATCGTCAAGCGAAAAGCCAATTTTGACATCATGGATCTTGATACTATTCAG GTAGCAAAACGATGTTTCGTTCCTGCTTTGTTTGGACATGCTACTGAGGATGATTTTATTCTTCCCCATCATTCAGACAAAATCTATGAATCATATGTT GGTGACAAAAACATCATCAAATTTGACGGGGACCACAATTCACCACGCCCTCAATTCTATTTTGACTCGATAACAATATTTTTTCATAATGTGCTAAACCCTCCTGATGTCCCTGAGGATCATTATTTCCTGACACCACATGGCAGCCTTGGCCAG GGTCATTGGGATCCAGAACAAGACATAGAATATAGGTTTGCTCAGTCACCTACAG GGACAACCCGTGCAACTACCACAGAAGATGCCATTGCGCAGTTGCGTTCTAGAAGGCTCATGAGCAGAATGGAA GTCCCATCTGGTGCCACCACAGAAGGCACAACTGAAAGAACTGAG GGAATTGATAGTGATGTTGGTCCCTCCTCATCTAGCGTATCTACTGCAACTCCTCCCAATGGCCGCAACGGAAGGCTGCTCACCCCAACTTCTGATGATGGCGAATATGTGGAGTACTCGTTTGATAGTTTATCAGATATGCCTTACACTGTGGAAGATGAAGATAGA ATGCTGATGCAAGCAATTCTTGAATCCCTGAAGGACTTTGAACTGTCAAATACAAAAAATGCATCTGATGCTTCATCCAAAGAAAATAATGCCGTAAAAGATTGCAATGGCATGTCTGGTGCGGCATTGGAGCCAGATGCATCCTCCGTGTTGGCATGTGCCACTGATGCTCCTGGCAAGCATATAACAGTCTGCACCAGTGAAACAAAATCTGCTGAAGTGCAAAGTGCAGATAACCACACTGTAAATAACGCTGCTTCTGTCGGTGCTTCTGAAGAGCCCCAGGCGTCAATACAGATCACCAACGGGAAGCCTGCCTCGGTAGAATCCCAGGAAACAACTCAGAACGTCAATGGGGAGGATGGCACAAGAGCAACTCTGGTCGTTCAAAAGAGCCGGACCGGTGGCCTGATAGATGGTTTGACACAAAAATGGGGTTCCTTCTTCAAGAACAATGACTGA